In Daphnia magna isolate NIES unplaced genomic scaffold, ASM2063170v1.1 Dm_contigs153, whole genome shotgun sequence, the following are encoded in one genomic region:
- the LOC123467168 gene encoding uncharacterized protein LOC123467168, protein MADKAGKGIPVLPEAEAAAARANLRNALKAEFRKQVTHPYVHNEPGIIFDPAIQRFSSMKVSNVDFFRVTPKTTQYGLVPLVGLILGFAWIFQTKRNEHETKLRTGQVSYADRMFKFN, encoded by the exons ATGGCGGATAAAGCAGGTAAAGGCATCCCAGTTTTACCTGAAGCAGAGGCAGCAGCCGCTCGAGCAAACCTAAGAAATGCGTTAAAAGCTGAATTTCGCAAGCAAGTAACTCATCCCTACGTCCACAATGAACCTGGCATCATC TTCGATCCAGCGATCCAGCGATTCTCATCCATGAAGGTTTCAAATGTTGATTTTTTCAGAGTTACACCAAAAACAACCCAATATGGTCTTGTGCCGCTGGTTGGGTTAATCCTTGGATTTGCCTGGATTTTTCAGACAAAACGA AATGAGCACGAAACCAAACTAAGAACAGGTCAGGTGTCTTATGCTGACAGGATGTTTAAGTTTAATTAG